A single Antechinus flavipes isolate AdamAnt ecotype Samford, QLD, Australia chromosome 5, AdamAnt_v2, whole genome shotgun sequence DNA region contains:
- the TRMU gene encoding mitochondrial tRNA-specific 2-thiouridylase 1 isoform X3 yields MRNWDPLDERGACSADRDCEDAARTCHVLDIPFRQVSFVKEYWHDVFTDFLNEYEKGRTPNPDILCNKHIKFQAFFRYALDQLGAEAMATGHYARTSLEDEDVFEQKYVPRPQGLFRNRFEVRNPVKLLQGADTAKDQTFFLSQVSQEALRRTIFPLGGLTKDFVKKIAAENGLGHVLQRKESMGICFIGKRHLESFLLQYLRPRPGNFVSIEDHKVLGTHQGCFLFTLGQGAKIGGLKDPWYVVEKDMSSGDVLVAPGPDHPALYREVLRTGRVHWIAEEPPARLVHDKMMECHVRWRHQMALAPCVLTLNQDGSVWVTAVKPMKALATGQFAVFYKGDECLGSGKIMRLGPSAYTLQLGRSQAAASREASNGSGDPGPPAAPPH; encoded by the exons ATGAGGAACTGGGACCCTCTGGACGAGCGGGGCGCCTGCTCCGCCGACCGGGACTGCGAGGACGCGGCCCGCACCTGCCACGTGCTGGACATCCCCTTCCGCCAGGTGTCCTTCGTCAAGGAGTACTGGCACGACGTGTTCAC GGACTTCCTGAACGAGTATGAGAAAGGGCGCACCCCGAACCCCGACATCCTGTGCAACAAGCACATCAAGTTCCAGGCTTTCTTCCGCTACGCCCTGGACCAGCTGG GAGCCGAGGCCATGGCCACCGGCCACTACGCCAGGACGTCGCTGGAGGACGAGGACGTCTTCGAGCAGAAGTACGTCCCGAGGCCCCAGGGCCTCTTCAGGAACCGCTTCGAAGTGAGGAACC CCGTGAAGCTTCTGCAGGGGGCGGACACCGCCAAAGACCAGACCTTCTTCCTCAGCCAGGTCTCCCAGGAGGCCTTGCGCAGAACCATCTTCCCCCTGGGGGGGCTCACCAAGGACTTTGTGAAGAAAATCGCTGCGGAGAACGGCCTCGGGCACGTGCTGCAGAGGAAGGAG AGCATGGGCATCTGCTTCATCGGGAAGCGGCACTTGGAAAGCTTCCTGCTCCAG TATTTACGTCCTCGTCCGGGGAACTTTGTTTCCATCGAGGATCACAAGGTTTTGGGGACGCACCAAG GCTGCTTCCTATTCACCCTGGGCCAAGGAGCTAAAATCGGGGGCCTCAAGGATCCCTGGTACGTGGTGGAGAAGGACATGAGCAGCGGAGACGTGTTggtg GCCCCTGGCCCTGACCACCCCGCCCTCTACCGAGAAGTGCTGCGCACAGGCCGCGTGCACTGGATCGCGGAGGAGCCCCCGGCCCGCCTGGTGCACGACAAGATGATGGAGTGTCACGTCCGCTGGCGGCACCAGATGGCGCTAG CTCCCTGCGTGTTGACGCTCAATCAGGACGGCAGCGTGTGGGTGACCGCGGTGAAGCCCATGAAAGCCCTCGCCACGGGCCAG TTTGCCGTGTTCTACAAGGGGGACGAGTGCCTCGGAAGCGGGAAGATCATGAGACTGGGGCCCTCGGCCTACACGCTGCAGCTGGGCAGGAGCCAGGCCGCCGCGAGCAGAGAGGCCTCCAATGGCAGTGGGGACCCCGGCCCCCCCGCGGCCCCCCCCCACTGA
- the TRMU gene encoding mitochondrial tRNA-specific 2-thiouridylase 1 isoform X2: MAAAAGVGVVRRRVACAVSGGVDSAVAALLLRRRGYEVTGVFMRNWDPLDERGACSADRDCEDAARTCHVLDIPFRQVSFVKEYWHDVFTDFLNEYEKGRTPNPDILCNKHIKFQAFFRYALDQLGAEAMATGHYARTSLEDEDVFEQKYVPRPQGLFRNRFEVRNPVKLLQGADTAKDQTFFLSQVSQEALRRTIFPLGGLTKDFVKKIAAENGLGHVLQRKESMGICFIGKRHLESFLLQYLRPRPGNFVSIEDHKVLGTHQGCFLFTLGQGAKIGGLKDPWYVVEKDMSSGDVLVAPGPDHPALYREVLRTGRVHWIAEEPPARLVHDKMMECHVRWRHQMALAPCVLTLNQDGSVWVTAVKPMKALATGQFAVFYKGDECLGSGKIMRLGPSAYTLQLGRSQAAASREASNGSGDPGPPAAPPH, from the exons ATGGCGGCAGCTGCCGGCGTCGGGGTTGTGCGACGGCGCGTGGCGTGCGCCGTGTCTGGGGGCGTGGACAGCGCCGTGGCCGCGCTCCTGCTGCGCCGCCGAG GCTACGAGGTCACGGGGGTGTTCATGAGGAACTGGGACCCTCTGGACGAGCGGGGCGCCTGCTCCGCCGACCGGGACTGCGAGGACGCGGCCCGCACCTGCCACGTGCTGGACATCCCCTTCCGCCAGGTGTCCTTCGTCAAGGAGTACTGGCACGACGTGTTCAC GGACTTCCTGAACGAGTATGAGAAAGGGCGCACCCCGAACCCCGACATCCTGTGCAACAAGCACATCAAGTTCCAGGCTTTCTTCCGCTACGCCCTGGACCAGCTGG GAGCCGAGGCCATGGCCACCGGCCACTACGCCAGGACGTCGCTGGAGGACGAGGACGTCTTCGAGCAGAAGTACGTCCCGAGGCCCCAGGGCCTCTTCAGGAACCGCTTCGAAGTGAGGAACC CCGTGAAGCTTCTGCAGGGGGCGGACACCGCCAAAGACCAGACCTTCTTCCTCAGCCAGGTCTCCCAGGAGGCCTTGCGCAGAACCATCTTCCCCCTGGGGGGGCTCACCAAGGACTTTGTGAAGAAAATCGCTGCGGAGAACGGCCTCGGGCACGTGCTGCAGAGGAAGGAG AGCATGGGCATCTGCTTCATCGGGAAGCGGCACTTGGAAAGCTTCCTGCTCCAG TATTTACGTCCTCGTCCGGGGAACTTTGTTTCCATCGAGGATCACAAGGTTTTGGGGACGCACCAAG GCTGCTTCCTATTCACCCTGGGCCAAGGAGCTAAAATCGGGGGCCTCAAGGATCCCTGGTACGTGGTGGAGAAGGACATGAGCAGCGGAGACGTGTTggtg GCCCCTGGCCCTGACCACCCCGCCCTCTACCGAGAAGTGCTGCGCACAGGCCGCGTGCACTGGATCGCGGAGGAGCCCCCGGCCCGCCTGGTGCACGACAAGATGATGGAGTGTCACGTCCGCTGGCGGCACCAGATGGCGCTAG CTCCCTGCGTGTTGACGCTCAATCAGGACGGCAGCGTGTGGGTGACCGCGGTGAAGCCCATGAAAGCCCTCGCCACGGGCCAG TTTGCCGTGTTCTACAAGGGGGACGAGTGCCTCGGAAGCGGGAAGATCATGAGACTGGGGCCCTCGGCCTACACGCTGCAGCTGGGCAGGAGCCAGGCCGCCGCGAGCAGAGAGGCCTCCAATGGCAGTGGGGACCCCGGCCCCCCCGCGGCCCCCCCCCACTGA
- the TRMU gene encoding mitochondrial tRNA-specific 2-thiouridylase 1 isoform X1, with the protein MAAAAGVGVVRRRVACAVSGGVDSAVAALLLRRRGYEVTGVFMRNWDPLDERGACSADRDCEDAARTCHVLDIPFRQVSFVKEYWHDVFTDFLNEYEKGRTPNPDILCNKHIKFQAFFRYALDQLGAEAMATGHYARTSLEDEDVFEQKYVPRPQGLFRNRFEVRNPVKLLQGADTAKDQTFFLSQVSQEALRRTIFPLGGLTKDFVKKIAAENGLGHVLQRKESMGICFIGKRHLESFLLQVRRRWQGPPVERVGAAGGFLRVRTPSFLQYLRPRPGNFVSIEDHKVLGTHQGCFLFTLGQGAKIGGLKDPWYVVEKDMSSGDVLVAPGPDHPALYREVLRTGRVHWIAEEPPARLVHDKMMECHVRWRHQMALAPCVLTLNQDGSVWVTAVKPMKALATGQFAVFYKGDECLGSGKIMRLGPSAYTLQLGRSQAAASREASNGSGDPGPPAAPPH; encoded by the exons ATGGCGGCAGCTGCCGGCGTCGGGGTTGTGCGACGGCGCGTGGCGTGCGCCGTGTCTGGGGGCGTGGACAGCGCCGTGGCCGCGCTCCTGCTGCGCCGCCGAG GCTACGAGGTCACGGGGGTGTTCATGAGGAACTGGGACCCTCTGGACGAGCGGGGCGCCTGCTCCGCCGACCGGGACTGCGAGGACGCGGCCCGCACCTGCCACGTGCTGGACATCCCCTTCCGCCAGGTGTCCTTCGTCAAGGAGTACTGGCACGACGTGTTCAC GGACTTCCTGAACGAGTATGAGAAAGGGCGCACCCCGAACCCCGACATCCTGTGCAACAAGCACATCAAGTTCCAGGCTTTCTTCCGCTACGCCCTGGACCAGCTGG GAGCCGAGGCCATGGCCACCGGCCACTACGCCAGGACGTCGCTGGAGGACGAGGACGTCTTCGAGCAGAAGTACGTCCCGAGGCCCCAGGGCCTCTTCAGGAACCGCTTCGAAGTGAGGAACC CCGTGAAGCTTCTGCAGGGGGCGGACACCGCCAAAGACCAGACCTTCTTCCTCAGCCAGGTCTCCCAGGAGGCCTTGCGCAGAACCATCTTCCCCCTGGGGGGGCTCACCAAGGACTTTGTGAAGAAAATCGCTGCGGAGAACGGCCTCGGGCACGTGCTGCAGAGGAAGGAG AGCATGGGCATCTGCTTCATCGGGAAGCGGCACTTGGAAAGCTTCCTGCTCCAGGTGAGGCGCCGTTGGCAGGGCCCGCCCGTGGAGCGTGTCGGGGCCGCGGGGGGCTTCCTGCGTGTAAGGACGCCGTCTTTCTTGCAGTATTTACGTCCTCGTCCGGGGAACTTTGTTTCCATCGAGGATCACAAGGTTTTGGGGACGCACCAAG GCTGCTTCCTATTCACCCTGGGCCAAGGAGCTAAAATCGGGGGCCTCAAGGATCCCTGGTACGTGGTGGAGAAGGACATGAGCAGCGGAGACGTGTTggtg GCCCCTGGCCCTGACCACCCCGCCCTCTACCGAGAAGTGCTGCGCACAGGCCGCGTGCACTGGATCGCGGAGGAGCCCCCGGCCCGCCTGGTGCACGACAAGATGATGGAGTGTCACGTCCGCTGGCGGCACCAGATGGCGCTAG CTCCCTGCGTGTTGACGCTCAATCAGGACGGCAGCGTGTGGGTGACCGCGGTGAAGCCCATGAAAGCCCTCGCCACGGGCCAG TTTGCCGTGTTCTACAAGGGGGACGAGTGCCTCGGAAGCGGGAAGATCATGAGACTGGGGCCCTCGGCCTACACGCTGCAGCTGGGCAGGAGCCAGGCCGCCGCGAGCAGAGAGGCCTCCAATGGCAGTGGGGACCCCGGCCCCCCCGCGGCCCCCCCCCACTGA
- the GTSE1 gene encoding LOW QUALITY PROTEIN: G2 and S phase-expressed protein 1 (The sequence of the model RefSeq protein was modified relative to this genomic sequence to represent the inferred CDS: deleted 2 bases in 1 codon): protein MEEGEEGSVRGAGEGEAQNDLPLLIEEKFDFDLSLSSSSANEDDEVFFGPVGHRERCVAASLELQGLVPAESPPWSPLVGEQFQEIFREARLLALQIKSSSKKAAPEPGPGEDFVQEARLKLDIFERGLQARRSPLALKRETYCVPTPEAGPVRALSFADSPGAPEPAPDARLQSPGAAEKRAASRLQPPRPSAALGKGAPAKPPPGRQAAPPRPPATGSRASLGAEPSDQAGSAPSKFGARRILLKPPGPPRALPGRTSTPASSSSGTPRGAKGAGPSSGRGRGAGGAAVRAGTGAGAGLQRAQVGTGAGTGRGKPAAGTGAQAGAGLQWAQEHGRAQGQGQAYRGTGGGRPAAGTGGHRGGHRQGQACSGHRRVHGLPCVSWARPRELCQKSLRVRAGPGSQGPDSRPARGLHLVASGGNCRPGPQGAQQGRVGPGSCPGACGLAGRGRGAGGGGWGPAALTLPPALGLCSQTERGFRAPARHSPAQAERREPEAKPGGPGRALCRPHHPLCRPGQGARLGFPEAAADAPDGAPEAELPPQPLPALSAAQAPGARLQSQGGTPGLHPPAGGRALCRSLVGHRDSSQPGPEPAAPAALLGKLRPEGRLCPLLLGGALQPPALGARTPLSVRRLSALPTPSRRRASALPAWPTPRPPSRAPPRKAEGRPEQAQETSRPEARPTLDSPGLAPLALSFASPEQTAPETPRPETQEQPETPRLETPKPGTQEQPETPRPETQEQPETQGQPETRRLEAPKPGTQEQPETPGLETAEQREATQAPSEVRAVWGQAQLVHVGAPACPAVPAPPPPCRPLIDFSNSPEAGPRRLPLTPLPAGKGQLLIDLFHSPEAAPGGPSKPLPVTGQLIDLSSPLISLSPLGEDKENQDSLLLKF, encoded by the exons ATGGAGGAAGGCGAGGAAGGCTCGGTGAGGGGAGCCGGCGAGGGAGAAGCCCAGAACG ACCTTCCTCTTTTGATCGAGGAGAAATTTGACTTTGACCTCTCCCTGTCTTCATCCAG TGCCAACGAGGACGACGAGGTTTTCTTCGGGCCGGTCGGGCACCGGGAGCGCTGTGTGGCCGCCAGCCTGGAGCTGCAGGGCCTGGTGCCCGCCGAGTCGCCGCCCTGGAGCCCCCTGGTGGGGGAGCAGTTCCAGGAGATCTTCCGGGAGGCGCGGCTGCTGGCGCTGCAGATCAAGAGCAGCAGCAAGAAGGCGGCGCCGGAGCCGGGCCCGGGGGAGGACTTCGTGCAGGAGGCCCGGCTGAAGCTGGACATCTTTGAGCGGGGCCTGCAGGCCCGCCGGAGCCCCCTGGCGCTCAAGAGGGAGACCTACTGCGTGCCGACCCCGGAGGCGGGCCCGGTGCGGGCGCTCTCCTTCGCCGACTCCCCGGGGGCCCCGGAGCCCGCTCCCGACGCCCGGCTTCAGAGCCCAGGGGCGGCCGAGAAGAGAGCCGCCAGCCGCCTGCAGCCCCCCAGGCCCTCGGCCGCGCTCGGAAAGGGGGCCCCTGCCAAG CCTCCGCCAGGAAGACAGGCCGCCCCTCCCAGGCCCCCGGCCACGGGCTCCCGAGCCTCCTTGGGGGCCGAGCCCTCGGACCAGGCCGGCAGCGCCCCCAGCAAG TTTGGGGCGAGAAGGATCCTGCTGAAGCCTCCTGGGCCGCCCAGGGCCCTCCCCGGGAGAACGAGCACCCCCGCTTCGAGCTCGTCGGGGACCCCGCGCGGGGCAAAGG GGGCCGGGCCCTCCTCGGGCAGAGGGCGCGGGGCTGGAGGGGCCGCTGTGCGGGCGGGCACAGGGGCAGGGGCAGGCCTGCAGCGGGCACAGGTGGGCACAGGGGCGGGCACAGGCAGGGGCAAGCCTGCAGCGGGCACAGGGGCACAGGCAGGGGCAGGCCTGCAGTGGGCACAGGAGCATGGGCGGGCACAGGGGCAGGGGCAGGCCTACAGGGGCACAGGCGGGGGCAGGCCTGCAGCGGGCACAGGTGGGCACAGGGGCGGGCACAGGCAGGGGCAGGCCTGCAGCGGGCACAGGCGGGTACACGGTCTCCCTTGTGTAAGCTGGGCCCGCCCTCGGGAGCTTTGCCAGAAGAGCCTCAGAGTCAGAGCCGGGCCTGGGTCCCAGGGCCCGGACTCCCGGCCTGCTCGCGGCCTCCATCTGGTGGCGAGCGGCGGTAACTGCAGGCCGGGTCCGCAGGGGGCCCAGCAAGGCCGGGTTGGGCCTGGTTCCTGCCCGGGAGCCTGCGGGCTGGCGGGGAGGGGCcgcggggcggggggagggggctggggacCAGCGGCCCTCACTCTGCCTCCGGCTCTCGGGCTTTGCAGCCAAACCGAGCGAGGCTTTCGGGCACCTGCCCGACACTCCCCGGCCCAAGCCGAGCGGCGGGAACCCGAAGCAAAGCCAGGTGGTCCGGGCCGCGCCCTCTGCCGCCCGCACCACCCCCTGTGCCGCCCGGGCCAGGGAGCCCGCCTCGGTTTCCCTGAAGCAGCCGCAGACGCCCCAGACGGGGCTCCCGAGGCCGAGCTCCCTCCCCAGCCTCTCCCAGCTCTCTCAGCTGCCCAAGCCCCGGGGGCCCGGCTCCAGAGCCAAGGCGGGACCCCCGGCCTCCATCCCCCCGCGGGCGGCCGCGCCCTCTGCAG GAGCCTCGTCGGACACCGTGACTCCTCGCAGCCTGGGCCCGAGCCGGCGGCCCCCGCGGCCCTCCTTGGGAAG CTCCGTCCCGAGGGCCGCCTCTGCCCGCTGCTCCTCGGGGGGGCCCTGCAGCCCCCTGCGCTCGGCGCCCGAACCCCCCTGAGCGTCCGGCGCCTGTCCGCCCTGCCCACGCCGTCCAGGCGCCGAGCCTCGGCCCTTCCCGCGTGGCCCACGCCCCGGCCCCCCTCCCGCGCGCCCCCCAGGAAGGCCGAAGGCAG gCCCGAGCAAGCCCAGGAAACGAGCAGGCCGGAGGCTCGTCCCACCTTGGACTCCCCGGGGCTGGCGCCTTTGGCCCTCAGCTTTGCTTCTCCGGAGCAGACGGCGCCAGAGACCCCCAGGCCGGAGACTCAGGAGCAGCCAGAGACCCCCAGGCTGGAGACCCCCAAGCCAGGGACCCAGGAGCAGCCGGAGACCCCCAGGCCGGAGACTCAGGAGCAGCCAGAGACTCAGGGGCAGCCGGAGACCCGCAGGCTGGAGGCCCCCAAGCCAGGGACCCAGGAGCAGCCGGAGACCCCTGGGCTGGAGACCGCAGAGCAGCGGGAGGCCACGCAGGCCCCCTCTGAGGTACGGGCAGTGTGGGGGCAG GCCCAGCTGGTCCACGTCGGAGCCCCGGCCTGCCCCGCAGTCCCGGCGCCGCCTCCCCCCTGCCGGCCGCTCATCGACTTCTCCAACAGCCCCGAGGCGGGCCCGCGGCGGCTCCCCCTGACCCCGCTCCCGGCCGGCAAAGGCCAGCTTCTCATCGACCTGTTTCACTCTCCAGAAGCGGCCCCGGGCGGCCCGTCCAAGCCCCTGCCGGTCACGGGCCAG cTGATAGACCTGAGCTCCCCACTCATCAGCCTCAGCCCCCTGGGGGAGGACAAAGAAAACCAGGACTCGCTGCTGCTCAAGTTTTAG